Below is a genomic region from Virgibacillus dokdonensis.
ATATAATCGGATGATTATCACATTTTTTAAAGGCCAACCTTCTTATCTGGCCTATAACTACTAGAACTGATGCTAGTATAGATTCCACATCTGGTCATGCTTTAAACAATATAACTCCACAATAATAATTAGCCATTATCAATAAGGATTTAGTATTCTGGATACCTTATTTTCAAGATCAATGGCAAGTAGATAACTTTTGGTTAAAATAGCATATATCACTGAATTTAGACAAATTTTGTCAACATTAAATCAAGAAATAGTATAAGAGGGGTAATTTAATATCTTTAATCATTTTTTAAATATATTTTCAACAACCCTTTTACTTGCCATACCGTCCTCTAATGAACAAAAACTTTTCGAAAAATCATTGATGGATCGATTATTTTTATAAAAATCGCCCCTTTCGTTTTTTTTAATTATTTCTATAATTTCTTCTGTTTTTCGTACCAACGGCCCTGGAGCATTTAATTCAAAATCAAAATAAAAACCACGTAGATTATCTCGATAGTCTTCTAAATCATAAACATAGAAAATAATTGGTCTTTTTAAAATAGCAAAGTCAAAAAACACAGAGGAATAATCGGTAATTAAAAAATCTGAAATTAAATATAGGTCCCTTATATCTTCGTAATTAGAAAAATCGTAAACGAAATCAGAATAGGACGTTAAATCAAGGTCTTCAGTAACAAGATAGTGAAGTCTTAGAAGGATTATATATTTTTTTCCTAAACTATTTTTCATTTGTTCTAAGTCCATTTGTATTGTAAATTTATATTTACCTCTTGAATAATAAAGGTTGTCTCTCCATGTAGGCGCATATAAAATAATCTTCTTATTAAGTGGAAGGTCTAATGATTTCTTTATATTAAATAAAGTTTTTTCATTATTAGAAGTAAATAAATAATCATTTCTTGGATAGCCAGATTCTATTAAAGTATTTTTAAATTGAAAGGCTCTCTTAAAAATTTGAGTTGAATACTCATTAGGAGAAATTAAATAATCCCATTTTCTTGCCTCAGTTAAAAAATTTCGTTTATATTTTTCAGTGTCAGTTCCTGGCATATAAACTTTATCCATATCTGCTGCAAGTTTTTTTAAAGGGGTTCCGTGCCAAGTTTGTATATATTTAGTACTATGAGGTTTAGGTATCCATAGTGGTAACCTACTATTCGAAACCCAATATTCTGCCCTGGGCATCAAGAAAAGCCATTTAATAGAAAATCTTTTAATAGAATTTATATTTCTATTTTTAAAAGAGTCATAGGTTTTTTTTTCAAAACTCCAGTACATTTTATAATTATAATTATGTTCTACCATGTATTCATAAATGGCTCTTGGGTTGTCGCTGTATTGCTTTCCTAAAAAGCTTTCAAATATAATAGTATTTTTCTTAACCGGTAACTTCCCTAAAAGATAGAAAGAGAACCTGTACACCCTTTTTAAAATTTTTTTCATTTTTTTAGAAATCATAAAATAAGTTAGACCCCTTTCTATTCAACTTAAACGACCACCTGCTAAAGCAGGTGGATTTAGACATAAATGTCGACGACTAAAGTCGTTCACCAGGCTAAAGTCCTGCTCAAAGGCCTTAGCTAAAGCATCCTCAAAGCTAGACTAAACTCATTCTTCTATCCTAAATATTTCGTCCTTACCTTCATTGAATTGATTTGCTATATCATTTCTTATTATTTCTTCCGTTACCGTTCCTACGGTGGCACAAAAATATCCTCTTGCCCGCAAGTGCTGCCCCCAATATTTCTTTCTAAGTTCTGGAAACTCATCCTGCAATATTCTCGATGATCTTCCTTTTAGATACTGCAATATTTTACTTGGAGCAATACTTGGAGGACAAGATAATAATAAATGAATGTGATCTTTCCCAATACTTCCTTGCAATATGGTAATTCCTCTGGCTTCACAACCTTGTCTTATCAAATCACGCACTATGACCGCTATGTGCCCGCCCAAAACCTTATATCTATACTTTGTCACCCATATGACATGATATTTGATATCATACACAGCATGACTATTTTTTCTATATCCTTCCATACTTTCACCTCTTCACTTCGTATGGACAAAAAGGATAAGGCTAAAAGCGAATACTGTCTAAAGGCGGTGGAATTAGTCTACGCATTTGTAAATTACAATTTAAAAAACCTAGTATATTTATTTAGAATAAATTCTTCTTTTTAACGCTCAAGTTGCCATACCTAGTTTTATATAAATACACTTTTCTGTGACTATTATTCTTTTCTGGATTTGTCTCAATTTTAATTCTTGATGAAGGGGAATCTGGATAATTTTTCAAGCAAAAATAGAAATCCAAAACTGAATCTACTTCCATCTTTTTTATAAAATTTAGATCCAACACCATATTAAAAGAAAAACGCTCATAAGGATACACAAGATTTTTGCTAATTACATCATTCAAGGTGATTGTACCAAGACAAATACGCTCCTTACTTTTTCTATTTATAACATATACTTCTCCCTCAGTTTTATATGAAGCTTTTGGAATATAAACTTTTCCAAATATTTCCCACCTTAATCCTATAGCCCTTTTTTTTACTTTTTCTACACTAATTAACGGTTTGAGGAATTTAGTTACATTGTATTCTGTTTCCCCTTTAAGAATAAATTTATTTTTTAATTGAATAACATTCCTACTTTTTTCTTTATTCAGTAACGTCTCTGAAAACAACAATAAATCTGTGAAGTTTTCTGATACAAACATATCATATATAGTTCGTTCTTTATTTGGTAATTTGCAGGCTATTGATGTAGGTATCTTCATCAATATATTTTTAATTTTCAAAGACCACTCCTTTTTTTCTGACTCGTCTACCAGGCAATATTTTAATACGTGTAATCTAATTACATCTAATAAAATTTTTAGATCATGTTGCTCCACAATCTCTTTTTTTACATTTGAAGTAATGAGCCAATTTCTATTTTCTAATAAAACATTTAATCTATTTGCTGTATTATTTAAACTCATCTGTTGTTGTGTAATTGAAGGGTTCTCTTCATTATCTCTTACTCGCCAATAATAAACAATATTCTTAACAACTGCTATTTTATTCGCTAAAACTGCAGCTTTCGTAGTAAAAGATAAATCTTCATACAAACTATTTTCTTTAAAGAATAAATTATTTTTTAACACAAAGCTTGTTCTCCACAATTTATTGCATGCAATACTATCTTGCAATAATTCTGTACTCTCCCAAATATTAGTAACTTGATTATCATTATATAAATTAAATTCAATATGTCTAACTGGTATATATTTTCTAACTTTATTAAACCGAACTACTTTTCCAACTGAATAGTCTGCATCGTTCCTCTTTAGTTTATCAACAAGTTTACTTAAAGCTTGCTTAGGAATTATATCATCAGCATCTAAAAAAAATAAATAATCTCCACGACTTAGAGATATACCTTTATTTCTTGTAAATCCTAAACCACAATTTGTTTGAGAATAAAAACGAAAGCGTTCATCGTTCTCAACATATTTTTTTATAATTTCTTCACTGTTATCTGTAGAGCCATCATTTATAACAATAACTTCAAAGTTTTGATATTCTTGATTTATTACTGATTCAAGGCAGTCTGCAATAAACTCCGAAGTGTTATACACAGGGATAATTACTGACACTTTACCTCTCATATTCCTCACCTCAAAACAAGAAAAAGGTTGAAAAGATAAATGACAACCTTTTCACCTTTTTAATTAAAAACTTTCTCAACCACTTTAATAGTGGCGTTACCATCTTCGTGCATTGCAAATTCCTGATTAAACTGTTCTAATCTCCCCTTATAACTATCAAGATAGTTCGGAGATAAGATGAAATTCAGTACATCCTCTATAGTAAAACATAATGGTCCTGGAGCATTATCATGTAAATTAAAATACAATCCACGCCTTGCTGTATATTCTTCTAAATCATAACAGTAAAATATAATTGGTCTTTTCAAGATAGAGTAATCAAACATAACTGAAGAATAATCTGTTATCAAAATATCGGTAACAATATATAATTCTTGTACATCTTGATACTTAGAAACATCTATTACATTATGTGGAAGAGTTATGTTTGCCATCTGTTCTGATAATAAATAATGTAAACGCAATAATAATACTGTTTGGGAGTCAATATTACTACTTATTCTAAGTATATCATTATACATTTTTTGAAAGCCATCTTTATCCCAGTCTCTAAATGTAGGAGCATATAAAATTAATTTAGCGCTATTCGAAACCCTTATATTTTGTTTAATTTCCACTACCAAATCGGACGAGTAATTTAATAAAATATCGTTTCTTGGGTAACCAGTTTCAAGAATTTCTCCACTATATCTAAAAGCTTTTTTAAATATTTTTGTACTATAAGGGTTTTGAGATATAAAATAATCCCATGCATTCTTCTGTAATTCAAGCCTATTAATACCTATTTTTGAAATAGAAGTTTTTTGGTCAAAACCCATCCTTTTTAATGGGGTTCCATGCCAAGTTTGTAAATAGACTTGATTATTTTTTTTCTTGGCAAGATGTACCAGGCCCTGATTATCTACCCAAAACTTAGCACGGTTTAAATAATAATAATGCTTCAAGCTGTTTCTTTTAACTTTTACAGCTGGCCCGGGGATATTTATTGAATTTGGGTTTTCAAATGACCATATATATTTATATTTTTTATTTTTGTCATAAAGATGAGCATAGATGTATTTAGGACTATCACTATACTGTTTCCCCATATGACTCTCAAAAACAATCCATTTTCTATTAACTGGAAGATTTTCGATAATTTTATAAATAACCTTCCTCAGTTTAACTGAAAGTAGACTTCGTTTCTCTTTTTGCGAAATTGGTTTTCTGTTTTTGAAAAACCATTTTATTTTGTTAAACCTTTTTTGCGGAATTACTTTAATGGCTAACGAATTCTTATAATTTACATATACTCTTTTAATTAATTTGCCATTATTAACTTGCAAATTGCTTGAGCCTTTTACTTCAGATAACTTCACTAACTTTTTATGGACAACCCCCATGTGCTTTATAAGTAAAGTTAAATAATAGTTACCTGGATGTACTTCTGAAATATTAAACGATACTTTTTCTTTGTTATTGTTTTCTGCATAAATGATTTCCCCTGTATGTTTGTTCTTTAATCTCCACAAATAATTAGTACTTGATTTTTCAATAGAAAATAAATTGACTTTCGCTGTAAAGGAGAATATGTGATCTTTTAGTACAATGTCCTTAAGTTCATATTGTAATTCAGGTTTCTTTAATTTAAGAAATTTCTCATGCTCTTCATTAGAAGTATACTTAGCCTGATGAAAATAGTATTGTTTTCCGATACTATAAACACGTTTCATAGTCGTTTCAAGTCCATCTTTATACCTGATAAAATCTTCAAAGCCTTCTCTATCACCAATATACAGCAAATAATACATAATTCTTTCAGGTTCCGGTAAATAAATAAATGAATATTCATCCATTACATCATTTAGATATTTATATACTAAATCATTAAATTTATTTTTGTATTCCTCATCAAAATACTTATAATCATTTGTATACAACTTCAAGTCATGACGAAGGAATTTATTATTTTTATGTGGTTGATACAAAGTATAATTATTTTTTTTTATAAAATCATCTAATTGTCTATGAGCGTTAATTCGATTTTCAAAATTTTGATAATCACTTCTTTGATTTGTGATCGATTTAACATTGGCGTCTTCTACCACCCTCCAATAGTAGATAGGCTCTGGTATAACACTAACAGAATCTGCTAAAAAATAAGCTTTCCCAGTAAAAACTATATCTTCGTAGTGTATACCTTCGGGAAAACGGAGACTATGTCTATCTAAAAAAGATCTTTTATATATCTTATTAACAGACAAACTGTCAAAAAGTAACATTGGAAACTCTCTAACATTAATATTGATTCGTTCTTTTGAATAGATTTGATTGTGATACCATATCTCATAATTATTTGTTCTTATTACCTGACCAGCCACAAAGTCAGAGTGGGATTTATTTAATGCTACAACCATCTTTTCACAAGCGTCATTAGTATACCAATCATCCCCATCTAAGAACATAATATATTCACCTGTTGAATTGTTTATTCCTGTATTTCTAGGAGTACTACATCCTCCACTGTTTTCCTCTAAATGTATGGCTTTAAAATTTGGTCTACCCTTAACAAAATCATCAATTATATCTCCAGTGGAATCTGTAGAAGCATCATTTACTACAACTATCTCTAAGTTATCATAAGTTTGCTCTAGCAACGATTCTAAAGCTTCTCTAATATAAAGTTCATTATTATATGCTATAACAACGACTGAAAGCCTAGACTGTCTTACTTGATGCATCATCTTTCAGTCCTCCTACTTCTTCAAATATTTGATACCATTTTTGCTTAATATTCGACACTTCAAATATGGCACTGTGTTTATAAGCTTGTTCAGAGAATGAAATATAACAATCTTTATTAGATACTAGACGGTTAATATGCCTTGAGATTACATGCACATCATCAATTGGACTAAGATAGCCACTTTCATATTCCTTAATAATTTCTTTAATACCAGGTGCGCAATCTGTAGAAATGCAAGGAAGGCCGCAAGATTGAGCTTCAATTAATGACATTGGCAAACCTTCAGCCCTAGAAGTTAATACAAATATACTCGATGAAGTAAGTGCTGACTTCATATCGTTAACTTCTCCTTTTAAAAAAACGCGATTCTTTAATCCTAAAGCCTCTATAAGAACCAACAAGTCTTCTTTAGCGGGACCATCCCCATATATATTTAACTTCCATTGTGGTATTTCATCGGCTATTCTAGCAAAAGCTTCAATTAAAATGTCAAATCCCTTCCCTTCAACTAACCTTCCAGAAGAGGCAATGGTTCGATTTTCAAATAATTTTTTAGGGTCTGTTTTTTGTGAAAAGGTTGAAGGGTTATATATATAACCTGTATTAATAAAACCATGCTTATCAAATTTAAGTTTATCTTTATTAGTTAGTAATAAAAATTTATCTATCTGTCTATAATATTTAAGCACTCTTTTAAACCTCGCTGAATCTTTTGAAGCTTCATAACTTTCATGACTTTGCCCAATCATTTTAACATTACTCTTATATATTAAGGGCTCTAACCACTGCATACCATAAACCTGTATAACTATTACATATACAAGCTCAGTACCATATTTGTTAAAAAACTCTACTACTTCTTTCCTCTTTTTCTCTAGTAAATAGCGACGTTTCAATTCGTTTTTTACTTTTCTAAATTTTAACGCTTTTAAATTAGAAGATATTCGCAAGGGTTTGGTAGCGCGGTACCCGCTTGGGTGAAGAACCTTAATTGGTATCTCTTTATGGAAATAGTTTGGCTTATCAACTTGCTCATTAATACTCAGTACAGAAACGTTATGTCCATCTTGAACAAAGTCTTTGGCTAAGATTGATGCAACTCTTTGAGCACCACCAGTTCCATTATATTCATTTAAGACAAATACAATATTTTTGCCATGCATACTTATGCTCCTTGTTTTATATTAAATACTTAATCGCAACCAGCTTTAGTAAGTTTCAAACGTTTATTCTGAAATTCCAAGCTAATACTACTATTATTGTAATAGTATGGAGTTGAAGGGTAATTTTCCCTCTTTGAGGCCCAAACTAAATCAAAGGCTTCCAAGAAAGGCTCTTTATTATACTTATAGGAAATTCTCATTTCATATTTTCCCACTTCGAGGTCATTAATATCAACTATCGTTATAAATTTAACAATTTTATATGTTTTACCATCTGAATTGATAATTTTATTATTAATTAACTCATCAGTTTCAAATAAAAGTACAGATAGTTCAAGTATTTTAAAAGTTCTAAGATTATAAAGAAATACCCTTATATTTACATCATCTTTTGTAGCTGTCTCAAAACCTTTAACAAAAGCCACACCTTGAATTTTGATTAAATTATCTTTAAATCCGATATTTTCTATTTGTTGCTCTAATTTATCTCGGTTAGAAATAATCAATTGGACTGTATTATTGCTTAATAGTTCAACTTCATATAAAAATGATCCATTCCTACCGTTACTTGTATTAATCTGTATATCCTTTGCCCAAAATGGTACTTCCGTTACTTGTTCATCTATAACGTCTTTATACCTTAGGCCTATTGAAAAAACATCTGGCTTAAAAAAAAACGGATAATCTCTCTCTGAAAATTTCACAGCAAAAGGAGACTTTTTTTCATTTTCTTCTTTAAGCCTTATATCTATGGTCTTAGAAATTGTTTCACCAGTCCGAACATTTTTGATAACAAATTCCAAACCTTTTGTTTCAGATTTTCCATTTTCTGCTATAGTACCTGAAAAATTTAATACTGTGCTTCTATTAATTAACTCTAAGGTACACTTTTCAAGGGAATGAATAAGCTTGTTTTCACATCGTATTTCATCAATAGTTTTATTCCCACTCATAAATTCTTTATACATATTCGATACGTATTTAGCGTCCCCGTACATTATTAATTGACCTTTTTCTATCCAAGCTGCTTCGTTACAGAAAGATTCTACCGCATTTTTATCATGACTAACAAATATAATTGTTTTTCCTTGAAATTTAAATTCATTCATTTTATTCATACATTTTTTTCGAAATAACTCGTCACCAACTGCAAGTGCTTCGTCAACAATTAATATATCAGGATCAACATTCACTGATATTGCAAAGCCAAGCTTTGATTTCATACCAGAAGAATAATTTTTAACTGGCTGATAAATAAATTCACCTAGCTCTGAAAATTCAATAATATCCTCAACTTTTTCTAACATTTCTCTTCTAGAATATCCTAAAAGAACTCCTTTCATAAAGATATTATCGTATCCACTTAGCTCAGAATCAATGCCAGAACTTACATCCAAAAAAACAAGACTTCCTTTTACATTTACACACCCATTTGTTGGTTCAGCAATGCCAGTAATTATTTTCAATAAAGTAGATTTGCCAGACCCATTTTTACCCAGAACACCTATTGTCTCACCCACAGGAAAGTCTAGAGAGAAATCCTTTAAAGCAAAGAATTCATTGTGTAATTTTTTTTTTGAAAACAGCTCTTTAATTGGCCCCCATTTATCCTCATACAACATATATTTTTTAGTTACGTTTTTAACAGAAACAGCACTTTCCATAAAGAACTTCCTCTCTAATAATAATCATAAAGTGTCTAGGAAAACTTGTTTTAGCCTCTTATACAAATAGTTTCCTATTACAAACAAAACAATTACAAACAACCAAAAATATAGTGAATATAAAGGGTATTCCCAAAAGCCCACGCCAAACAAAAAAGAATCTCTATATCCCTGAACAATATAGTGAAATGGATTCAGCTTAACCAGAGTTTCTATTACACCTCCTAAGTTATCTGGAGTCCAAAAAATCGGAGTCATCCAAAACAAAAAAACTAAAACAGTATCCAAAAACCTTCCGAAGTCTTTGCTGACCGCCACTAACGGTGCCGTAACAGATCCAATTCCTATTAATAATATGATAGCAGCAAAATCATAGTAAATTATTTGCAACCACCACCAAGATATAGTGTCAAGTGATATGATAGAAATTACAATAATCACTAACAACAAAGTAATATGCTTATAGTATGAGAAAACGACCATCATGGTAGGCAATATGGCAATAGGAAATGGAGTGTTTTTTATAATACTTCGTTTACTACGATAAGATTTTTGAGAATATCTAAATCCATCATTAATTAAAAACCATGCAGTCATCCCTATAGCCAGCCAAGCCATATAAGAAACGCCTTCTCTAATTGGTATACTAGCTCTAGCTCCTATTGAAAAAACAAACCAAAAAACAGAAATCCTCATTAAAGGGTTAACCAATCCCCACAAAAAGCCCAAAAGTGTTCCTGCAAACTCTCTTTTTATTTCTTGTAAGGAAAGCTCGTGAATCATTTTACGTCGATTCCACATTTCCTTATATATTTCAAACATAAGTTATCTCCTTCAATCAGCGTTTATTGTTCACTTTTGTAGCCATTAGGGTTTTCTACTTGCCACTTCCACGCATCTTTGCACATATCCTCTAATTTTTTTACAGCACTCCAGTCAAGTACCTCCCTAGCTTTATCAGAATTAGCATAACAAACTGCTATATCCCCTGCACGTCTCTCAACTATTTCATACGGTATAGATTTAGAAGTAACTTTGCTAAACGTTTTTACTAAATCAAGCACACTATACCCCTTACCTGTCCCCAAATTAAATATTTCAACTCCAGTATTTTTATTAATATACTCTAACGCCTTTAAATGACCCTTCACTAAATCAACTACATGTATATAATCTCTCACTCCTGTACCATCATGAGTATTATAATCATTTCCAAAAATTTTAAGTTT
It encodes:
- the tnpA gene encoding IS200/IS605 family transposase, giving the protein MEGYRKNSHAVYDIKYHVIWVTKYRYKVLGGHIAVIVRDLIRQGCEARGITILQGSIGKDHIHLLLSCPPSIAPSKILQYLKGRSSRILQDEFPELRKKYWGQHLRARGYFCATVGTVTEEIIRNDIANQFNEGKDEIFRIEE
- a CDS encoding glycosyltransferase family 2 protein, with the protein product MRGKVSVIIPVYNTSEFIADCLESVINQEYQNFEVIVINDGSTDNSEEIIKKYVENDERFRFYSQTNCGLGFTRNKGISLSRGDYLFFLDADDIIPKQALSKLVDKLKRNDADYSVGKVVRFNKVRKYIPVRHIEFNLYNDNQVTNIWESTELLQDSIACNKLWRTSFVLKNNLFFKENSLYEDLSFTTKAAVLANKIAVVKNIVYYWRVRDNEENPSITQQQMSLNNTANRLNVLLENRNWLITSNVKKEIVEQHDLKILLDVIRLHVLKYCLVDESEKKEWSLKIKNILMKIPTSIACKLPNKERTIYDMFVSENFTDLLLFSETLLNKEKSRNVIQLKNKFILKGETEYNVTKFLKPLISVEKVKKRAIGLRWEIFGKVYIPKASYKTEGEVYVINRKSKERICLGTITLNDVISKNLVYPYERFSFNMVLDLNFIKKMEVDSVLDFYFCLKNYPDSPSSRIKIETNPEKNNSHRKVYLYKTRYGNLSVKKKNLF
- a CDS encoding bifunctional glycosyltransferase/CDP-glycerol:glycerophosphate glycerophosphotransferase — encoded protein: MMHQVRQSRLSVVVIAYNNELYIREALESLLEQTYDNLEIVVVNDASTDSTGDIIDDFVKGRPNFKAIHLEENSGGCSTPRNTGINNSTGEYIMFLDGDDWYTNDACEKMVVALNKSHSDFVAGQVIRTNNYEIWYHNQIYSKERININVREFPMLLFDSLSVNKIYKRSFLDRHSLRFPEGIHYEDIVFTGKAYFLADSVSVIPEPIYYWRVVEDANVKSITNQRSDYQNFENRINAHRQLDDFIKKNNYTLYQPHKNNKFLRHDLKLYTNDYKYFDEEYKNKFNDLVYKYLNDVMDEYSFIYLPEPERIMYYLLYIGDREGFEDFIRYKDGLETTMKRVYSIGKQYYFHQAKYTSNEEHEKFLKLKKPELQYELKDIVLKDHIFSFTAKVNLFSIEKSSTNYLWRLKNKHTGEIIYAENNNKEKVSFNISEVHPGNYYLTLLIKHMGVVHKKLVKLSEVKGSSNLQVNNGKLIKRVYVNYKNSLAIKVIPQKRFNKIKWFFKNRKPISQKEKRSLLSVKLRKVIYKIIENLPVNRKWIVFESHMGKQYSDSPKYIYAHLYDKNKKYKYIWSFENPNSINIPGPAVKVKRNSLKHYYYLNRAKFWVDNQGLVHLAKKKNNQVYLQTWHGTPLKRMGFDQKTSISKIGINRLELQKNAWDYFISQNPYSTKIFKKAFRYSGEILETGYPRNDILLNYSSDLVVEIKQNIRVSNSAKLILYAPTFRDWDKDGFQKMYNDILRISSNIDSQTVLLLRLHYLLSEQMANITLPHNVIDVSKYQDVQELYIVTDILITDYSSVMFDYSILKRPIIFYCYDLEEYTARRGLYFNLHDNAPGPLCFTIEDVLNFILSPNYLDSYKGRLEQFNQEFAMHEDGNATIKVVEKVFN
- a CDS encoding glycosyltransferase, whose product is MHGKNIVFVLNEYNGTGGAQRVASILAKDFVQDGHNVSVLSINEQVDKPNYFHKEIPIKVLHPSGYRATKPLRISSNLKALKFRKVKNELKRRYLLEKKRKEVVEFFNKYGTELVYVIVIQVYGMQWLEPLIYKSNVKMIGQSHESYEASKDSARFKRVLKYYRQIDKFLLLTNKDKLKFDKHGFINTGYIYNPSTFSQKTDPKKLFENRTIASSGRLVEGKGFDILIEAFARIADEIPQWKLNIYGDGPAKEDLLVLIEALGLKNRVFLKGEVNDMKSALTSSSIFVLTSRAEGLPMSLIEAQSCGLPCISTDCAPGIKEIIKEYESGYLSPIDDVHVISRHINRLVSNKDCYISFSEQAYKHSAIFEVSNIKQKWYQIFEEVGGLKDDASSKTV
- a CDS encoding ABC transporter ATP-binding protein; the protein is MESAVSVKNVTKKYMLYEDKWGPIKELFSKKKLHNEFFALKDFSLDFPVGETIGVLGKNGSGKSTLLKIITGIAEPTNGCVNVKGSLVFLDVSSGIDSELSGYDNIFMKGVLLGYSRREMLEKVEDIIEFSELGEFIYQPVKNYSSGMKSKLGFAISVNVDPDILIVDEALAVGDELFRKKCMNKMNEFKFQGKTIIFVSHDKNAVESFCNEAAWIEKGQLIMYGDAKYVSNMYKEFMSGNKTIDEIRCENKLIHSLEKCTLELINRSTVLNFSGTIAENGKSETKGLEFVIKNVRTGETISKTIDIRLKEENEKKSPFAVKFSERDYPFFFKPDVFSIGLRYKDVIDEQVTEVPFWAKDIQINTSNGRNGSFLYEVELLSNNTVQLIISNRDKLEQQIENIGFKDNLIKIQGVAFVKGFETATKDDVNIRVFLYNLRTFKILELSVLLFETDELINNKIINSDGKTYKIVKFITIVDINDLEVGKYEMRISYKYNKEPFLEAFDLVWASKRENYPSTPYYYNNSSISLEFQNKRLKLTKAGCD
- a CDS encoding ABC transporter permease, with the translated sequence MFEIYKEMWNRRKMIHELSLQEIKREFAGTLLGFLWGLVNPLMRISVFWFVFSIGARASIPIREGVSYMAWLAIGMTAWFLINDGFRYSQKSYRSKRSIIKNTPFPIAILPTMMVVFSYYKHITLLLVIIVISIISLDTISWWWLQIIYYDFAAIILLIGIGSVTAPLVAVSKDFGRFLDTVLVFLFWMTPIFWTPDNLGGVIETLVKLNPFHYIVQGYRDSFLFGVGFWEYPLYSLYFWLFVIVLFVIGNYLYKRLKQVFLDTL